CGTCAGCAGCGCCACCAGCATGCACCCGGAGAGGACGGCGGCCAGCACCTGGTTGCGCGCCAGTGCCGAGCCGAACGTGCCAATCGCCAGCGACGCACTGCCCAGCAGCAACAGCCCCAGGTACCCGGCGGCGATGTGCCCCACCGACAGCTTGCCGTGCACCATCACCAGCAGCGGCATGAACACCGTGGCCAGCGTCATCAGCGACAGGAAGGCCAGCGCCGAGAGGAACTTGCCCAGGACGATCTCATGGTCCTTCACCGGCGAGGAGTACAGCAGGGGCAGCGTGCCCGCCTGCCGCTCCTCGGCCAGCAGCCGCATGGAGATGAAGACCGAGGCCACCAGCGTGGTGCCGCTGGAGAAGAAGAAGAAGAGCGAGAGCACTTCCGAGGAGCGCTTGCTCACCCCGCCCAGCGCGTAGGCGTTGAAGAGCAGGCCGTCCACCGCCAGCACCATGGCGATGATGATGTACCCCTGAAAGGTGCGCAGGTAGGCCGCGAGCTCCCGGCGCGCGATGAGCAGCGTGCGCATCATGACGCGGTCACCTCCTGACCCCGGGTGAGGCGCAGGAAGAGGGACTCGAGCTTCTCCGTCCCCCGGTCCAGCCGGAGCAGCTCCAGGCCCGCCCCCACCACCGCCTGGGCCACCCTCGGCCGCAGCTCCGCCGGAGCGTCCACCCGGAGCGTCATCACGCCCTCGGCCTCGGCCACCACGTGCACCGGCCCCACGGCCGCGAGCGCCGCCAGCACCCGCTCCCGCTCGCCCCTCACCTCCACCTCGATGAAGCCACCGCCGCCCAGCCGCTGGCCCAGCTCCTCCTCGGTGCCCTGGGCGACGATCTCCCCATCCTTGATGACGAGGAGCCGGTCACACGTCTGGCTGATCTCCGACAACAGGTGGCTGGAGACGAGCACCGTGTGCGCGCCCCGCAGCCCGCGGATGAGCGCGCGCATCTCCACCATCTGCCGGGGATCCAATCCGCTGCCCGGCTCGTCGAGGATGAGCAGCGCCGGCCGGTGCACGAGCGCCTGCGCCACCCCCACGCGCTGCCGGTAACCGTGGCTCAGCGAGGAGATGGGCGCGTCGTCCACGTCGCGCAGGCCCGTCTTCTCCTCGGCCTCGGAGACCCGGGCGGACACCTCGCGCGAGGGCACGCCCCGCAGCCGCGCCACGAAGGCGAGGAACTCCCCCACCAGCATCTCGTCGTAGAGCGGCGGCGTGTCCGGCAGGAAGCCGATGCGCTGACGCACCTCGTGCGGATGGCTCACGACGTCGTAGCCGTCGATGACGGCCCGTCCCGACGTGGGCAACAGCACGCACCCGAGGATCTTCAGGGTGGTCGTCTTGCCCGCCCCGTTGAGCCCCAGGAAGCCGATGACCTCGCCCCGCTCGATGTGGAAGGCGAGCTCCCGGATGGCCGCGTGGCTGCCGTAGTACTTGGTCAGCCCCTCGACGTGGATCATCGGGGCGTTCTTTCGTGAGCCCCGAGCGAAGTCAAGGCGGGCCGTCCGTCACCCGTGGCGGAAGCGAGGCCCCTCGGTCGTCTTCCCGAGCGTGAAGCGCAGGGCCTGCTCCAGCGTGGGGTGGATGAAGGTGAAGCCCTGGCGCTCGGCGGCCTCCGGGCGGAGGTGGGCACTGAGGAGGAGCGTCTCCTGGCCCATCTCGCCGAAGAGGGTCCTCACCGCGCTGGCGGGCAGTGGAACCAGTGCCGGCCGGGAGAGCACCTGTCCCAGGGTCCGGGCGAGCTCCGCCTGCCGCACGGCGTTCGGCGCCACCGCGTTCACGGGCCCGCGCAGCCCCTCGTCGAACAAGGCGAAGTGGACGAGGCCGATGACGTCCTCCAGGGAGACCCAGCTCATCCACTGCCGGCCATCTCCGATGCGGCCACCTCCTCCCGCCTGGAAGGCGGGGAGCATCTTCGCCAGCGCACCACCCCGGGAGCTCAGCACCACCCCCAAGCGCAGGTGCACCACGCGGATGCCGGCTTGCTCCGCCGGGGCGGTGGCCGCCTCCCACTCGCGGGTGACGTCGGCGAGGAAGCCCTCTCCGGACGTGCTGGACTCGGTGAGCACCTCGTCACCCCGGTTGCCGTAGAACCCCATGGCCGATGCGCTCACCAGGACCCGCGGCGGGCGAGCCAGACGTGCGAGCGACTCGCACAGCACCCGGGTGCCCTCGACACGGCTGCGACGGATGAGGGCCTTGCGCTCCTCCGTCCAGCGCCCATCGGCGATGGGCGCCCCGGCCAGGTGCACCACCGCGTCCACCCCCTCCAGCGCGACCAGGTCCATCTCCCCCTGGCCCGGAGCCCAGGCGATGTCCCCGGCCTCGGGCTGACCGCGCACCAGCCGCCGCACCCGGTGGCCTCCCGTGGTGAGGAAGGGGACCAGCGCGCTCCCCACCAGCCCCGAGGTGCCGCTCACCGCCACCGTCAGCGGCTCCCGCCCGGCGAAGGCCGCGTGCCGCCGCAGGTCCTCGCGCGTCACCGCGTGGCGGTAGGCGAACATCCGCTCCAGCCGGTGCCGCGCGTAGCCGCCCCCCACCACGCGCCCGAGCGCCCCCACCGGCAGCGCGTACTCCACCTCATCCTCCAGCACCGTGCCGCCCGAGGGCTCGTCCCACATGCGGTGGGTGTGGACCCACCGGGCGAAGGGCCCCGACTCCTGCACGTCCTGGAAGAGCGAGCCGGGAACATACCGGGTATGCCGCGCCACCCACCGCAGGGGCACGGGCCCCAGGTTCATGCGCAGCACCACCCGCGTGCCCTCGCGGATGCCATCGCCCTGCTTCTCCTCCACCTCGACAGGCTCCCAGGGAGGTGTCAGGCGCTGGAAGGCCCCCTCGCGGGCGTGCCAGGCGAATACCGCCTCGGCATCCACGGGCATCTGGCTGCGAGCCTCGAACACCTGCGACTTGCCCATCGTCCCCTCCGGAGTCCAGATTGCGCCCTACAGGCATGCTTACCTCGGACCTCCTCACACGGGCAGTGGAAACGCTGAAACGCGGTGGCGTCATCGCGCTGCCGACTGAAACCGTCTATGGCCTGGCGGCCAATTGTGAGGACGAGCTGGCCGTACGCCGCGTCTTCGCCATCAAGGGTCGCCCCGCCACCCACCCGCTCATCGTCCACGTGGCCCGCGCCGAGGAGCTCCCCTCCTGGGCCCGCCACATCCCCGAGGACGCCTTGCGCCTGGCGAAGGCCTTCTGGCCGGGGCCGCTCACCCTCGTGCTGCCGCGCACCGCGCGCGCCACGGACGCCGTCACCGGAGGCCAGGACACGGTGGCCGTCCGCGTGCCCAACCATCCCCTCGCCCTGGCCGTGCTGGACGCCCTGGGAGGCGGCGTGGCCGCGCCGAGCGCCAACCGTTTCGGCAAGGTGAGCCCCACCACGGCGGAGCACGTGCGCGCGGACCTGGGGGACGAGGTGGACCTCATCCTCGATGGAGGCCCGTGCACCGTGGGCCTGGAGTCCACCATCATCGACCTGAGCGGCCGGGAGCCGGCGGTGCTGCGCCCCGGAGGCCTGCCGGTGGAGGAGCTCGAACGCGTCCTGGGACGCAGGGTGCCGGTGCGGACCTCGGCCACGGTGCGCGTCTCGGGCAGCCTCGCCTCGCACTACGCGCCCCGGGCGGGGGTGGTGCTCTCCGAGCCCAGGGACGTGGTCTCTCGCGTGGAGGCCCTCCGTGCCCAGGAACAAAGCGTGGGCGTCCTGGGGCCTCCGAGCCTCACCCTCCCCCCGGGAGTCCCCCGCTATGACGTGCCGGAGGACCCGGCCGGCGCGGCGCGCGTCCTCTATATGCGGCTGCGCGAGGCGGACCAGCAGGGCCACGACGTGCTGGTGGCCTGTCTCCCCAGGGCCGAGGGCCTGGGCGTCGCCGTGAGGGATCGCCTGGCCCGTGCCGCCGCGCCCCGGCCGGTGGGGGGTTGAGGGTGGCATCGCGCCCATTTCAAGCCTCGGGCACACTGCCGTAGACTCCAGGACACCGCGAAGCGCAAGTCCCTGCTTCCCTACCCCAGGAGTCTCTTCGTGAACCGGCGCCTCACCGGCCTGCTCGCCGCTCTCTGCCTCACCTCCGCCTGCAAGGAGGATCCTGTCGGCAAGATGGAGCCCATCGCCGCCACCCCCGAGATGGCCGCCAACGTGCTCAAGGCCCGGCAGGCCGAGAAGAAGCCAGCCCCCGCGCCCGAGCCGCCGCCAGATCCCTCCAAGGTGACGCTGCGCTGGAAGCTCGACGCCCCCATCGCCTTCCGTCTCACCACCACCTCCGAATCCGCGCCTTCGGCCGCCAAGGACAAGAAGGGCCAGGACTCCGAGTCTGCGGCCGCCTCGGGTGAGGCGTCCTCCATCTTCGTCCTCGAGAAGACCGGCTCCGGCGACTACGCCTTCCGCATCGTCCCGCAGGGCGAGGGCGGCGAGGCCGAGCAGGGCACCATGAGCGAGCGTGGCTTCGTGCTGGATGGGCTCGCCGGGCCGCTGCGCAACACGGCGGTGCTGGTGCTGGAGCTGCCGAGGGATCCGGTGGGCAAGGACTCCACCTGGGCGCTCGGCGCGGATCTGGTGGATCTGGGCGCCGTGACCAACTTCGTGGAGAAGAAGGCCGAGCGGAAGAACCAGGTGAAGCTCACCTCGCTCGCCCCCGCGGAGAACGGCGAGCAGGTGGCGACGCTCGAGTACGACCTCTCCGAGTCCCTCTCCGGTCAGCTCCGTCCGCAACCCCCGGCCCGCAAGCCGAAGGAAGCGCCCGGGAAGAAGGCCGCGGGCGGGCACGACGACCACGCGGACGAGGCCGCTCAGGCCCCGACGGCCCAGGCCGCCTCCGCCGAGGTGCGGATGACGGGCCGGGGCGAGTTCCTCGTGAAGGCGGGCCGCTGGCGCTCGTGGGAGGGCACCCTCACCACGCACGTGGAGGGCACCACCCTGCCCGGCACGGCCAACGGCGAGCGCACGCTGCGCCTCACCCCGGTCGATCCGGTACCGCCGGAGCTGCTGCAGCCGCAGGCGAAGAAGTAGCCGCGGCCTCCGACTCGCGGACGAGCCGCACCACGGCGTCCGCCCAGGCGGGGTCCGCGTTGAGCGAGGGGACGAGGGTGAGCGACTCGCCCCCGCTCGCGAGGAACTGGTCGCGCCCGCGCAGGGCCACCTCCTCCAGCGTCTCCAGGCAGTCGGAGACGAAGGCCGGGCACATCACGGCGAGGCGCTTCACCCCGCGCGCGGCCAGCTCCGGCAGCACGAAGTCCGTGTACGGCTTCACCCACGGCGTGCGCCCCAGGCGGGACTGGAAGGACACGCTCCACCCCTGGGGCTCCAACCCCAACCGCTTCGCCAGCTCCCGCGCCGTGGCGAAACACTGGGCCCGGTAGCAGTGGCGGTTCGCGTCGGTGATGGCGTCGCAGCACCCGCCCGAGGCCAGGCAGTGCCGCCCCGAGGCATCCGTCCGGCGGACATGGCGCTCGGGCACCCCGTGGAAGCTGAAGAGGACGTGGTCCGCCCGTGCCTCGGTGATGACGGGGCGCGCCACCCGCGCGAAGGCATCCAGGAAGGCCGGGTGGTCGTAGAAGGCCGGCACGGCGCGCACGTTGGGCACGTCCCACGGCTCGGACAGCACCTCGTAGGTGCGCGCCAGCGAGGAGCCCGAGGAGGACGGCGCCTCCTGCGGGTAGAGGGGCATCACGGTGAAGTCACTCACCCCCCGTGCCCGGAGCCGCGCCACCGCGTCCGGCAGGGACGGGTTGCCGTAGCGCATGGCCAGCTCCACCTCGTACTCGCCGGCCAGCCGCTCGGCCACGGCCTCCGCCAGGCCCCGCGAGTACACCATCAGCGGCGAGCCCCGCTCCGTCCAGATGGTGCGGTAGGCGTGCGCGCTCTTCGGCGAGCGGAAGGGCAGGATGATGAGGTTGAGGAGGAACCAGCGCCCCACCGGGTGGATGTCCAACACGCGCGGGTCGCTGAGGAACTCCCGCAGGTAGCGGCGCACGGCGCCGGTTTCAGGAGCATCCGGCGTCCCCAGGTTGACCAGCAGCAGGCCCTTGCGCGTGGAGCTCATGGCCTAGTGCAGCGCGTGGGGTTGCGTGAGGGCGAACTCGCCGATGCGGGCCTCGAACTGACGGCCGTCCGCCCGCTCCATCGTGTAGGTGCCACGCATGGAGCCGAACGGCGTGCGCAGCTGCGCCCAGCTCGTGTACTCGAAGCGCTCGCCGGGACCCAGCCGGGGCTGCTTGCCCACGACGCCCTCGCCCCTCACCTCCTCTATCTTCCCGGTCGCGTCGGTGATGATCCAATGGCGGCTGCGCAGCTGCGCGGGCTCTCCGCCCTCGTTGAGGATCTCCACCGTGTACATGAACGCGTACTGGTGGGATTCGGGGGCACTCCGCTCCGGCCAGTAGGCGGGCTTCACGGTGATGCGGATGCCTTCAGTGGTGGTGGACGACATGCCCCACAATTGGCTGGCTCGCCGCCCGGACGCAAGCCAAACGAACCAGCCCGCGGGGGCTCAGGGGTTGGCGCCTTCCCGGTCCCGCCGCTGCTGCTCCAGTTGCGCGGGCACCTCCGGCTTGGGCCAGATGAGCGAGGCCACGATGGAGGCCACCAGGATGCCTCCGATGATGCCCAGCGACAGCCCGATGGGGACGTGGATGTCGAAGAAGACGATGAGCATCTTCGTGCCCACGAAGCCGAGGATGGCGGCCAGGCCCACCTTGAGCAGGTGGAACTTCTCCATGAGGCTCGCCACCACGAAGAAGAGCGAGCGCAGGCCCAGGATGGCGCACACGTTGGACGTGTAGACGATGAAGGGGTCCTGGCTGATGCCCAGCACGGCGGGGATGGAGTCCAGGGCGAAGAGCAGGTCCGTGGCCTCCACCACCATGAGCACCAGGAACAGGGGCGTCACCTTGCGCCGGCCGTCCTCGATGGTGAAGAAGTTGCTGCCCTCGCCCTGCCGGGCCACCGGCAGCATGCGCCGGGACAGCTTCACGATGAAGGTCTGCTCGGGGTCCGCGGCATCGTCGTCGTCCTTGGAGAAGGCCATCTTCGCCGCGGTGAAGACGAGGAAGGCGCCGAAGAGGTAGAGCAGCCAGTGGAAGCGCTGGACGAGCGCGGTGCCAGCCAGGATGAGCACGGCGCGCATGATGAACGCGCCCATGATGCCCCAGAAGAGCACCCGGTGCTGCACCTCCAGGGCCACCCGGAAGTAGGCGAACACCATGAGGAAGACGAAGAGGTTGTCGACCGAGAGCGCGTACTCGATGACGTAGGCCGTCACCCACTGCATGGACTGGGCGGTGGTCCAGTAGCCGAAGTACCAGAGGCCCCCGCAGAACAGCAGGCTGAGGACGATCCACACGATCGTCCACCCACCCGCCTCCTTGGGCGTCACCACGTGCTCCTTGCGATGGAAGAGGCCCAGATCCATGGCCAACATCGCCAGCACGAAGACGTTGAAGCCCACCCAGAGCGCGACTTGTATGTTCACGAGCGTGTTTCCCCGATGCGGCTGGAGACAGCCAACCCCCCCGTATAACGGGCGGGAGACCGGCAGTCGACATCCTTGAGAGTCCAAACTTCCGCCCGGGTGACTATTCCGTCGCCGGGCGGCGCAGGACCACCAGGGCCCGTCCGGCCACCATCACGGTGCCCCCCGCGGGCGTATGGGTGTGCAGGGACACGCGTGACTGTCCGGTGTCCGCCACCTCCTCCCAGTCCGCGCCCCACTCGATGGCCGGCAGGTGGAAGGTGATGGGCTCGTGGTGCACGTTCATCAGCACCAGGAGTGTGTCCCCGACGATGCGGTTGCCCTCGTCGTCCGGCGTGGCGATGGCATCGCCGCCCAGCAGGAAGCCGATGGAGGGCAGGTAGGGCTTCTCCCAGTCCTCCTTCTTCATCTCCTGCCCGTCCGGGCGGAACCAGGCCAGGTCCTTCAGCTTGCTGTCCCAGATGTGGGAGCCGCGGAAGAACTTGCGCTTGGTGAGCACCGGCTGCTCGCGGCGCAGCCGGCTCAGGGCGATGGTGAAGTCCAGCAGCTTGCGCTGGGAGTCGTTGAGGTTCCAGTCCACCCAGGACAGGGCGTTGTCCTGGCAGTAGGCGTTGTTGTTGCCGCGCTGGGTGCGGCCCATCTCGTCGCCGGCCAGCAGCATGGGCACGCCCTGGGACAGGAAGAGCGTGGCCAGGAAGTTGCGCTTCTGCTGCTCGCGCAGGGTGTTGACCACGGGGTCGGTCGTCTCGCCCTCCACGCCGCAGTTCCACGAGTGGTTGTCGTTGGCCCCGTCCCGGTTCTCCTCCAGGTTCGCCTCGTTGTGCTTCTGGCTGTAGGTGACGAGGTCGTGCAGGGTGAAGCCGTCGTGGGCGGTGATGAAGTTGACGCTCGCGGTGGGCTTGCGGCCGCTCAGCGCGTACAGGTCCGACGAGCCGGTGAGCCGGTAGCCGATCTCCGCCGCCTGCCGCTCATCGCCCTTCCAGTAGCGGCGGATGGTGTCGCGGTACTTGCCGTTCCACTCGCTCCACAGGACGGGGAAGTTGCCCACCTGGTAGCCGAAGTCGCCCACGTCCCAGGGCTCGGCGATGAGCTTCACCCGGCTGAGGACGGGGTCCTGGTGCACCATCTGGAAGAAGGCGGCGCGGGTGTCGTAGCCGTGCCTGTCGCGCCCCAGCGTGGTGGCCAGGTCGAAGCGGAAGCCGTCCACGTGCATCTCCTGCACCCAGTAGCGCAGCGAGTCCATGACGAGCCGGAGCGCGTACGGGTGGGTGGCGTTCCACGAGTTCCCGGTGCCGGTGAAGTCCTGGTAGTAGCGCGGATCCTTCTCCGACAACCGGTAGTAGGCGGAGTTGTCCAGGCCCTTGAAGGACAGGGTGGGCCCGAGGTGGTTGCCCTCGCAGGTGTGGTTGTAGACGACGTCGAGGATGACCTCGATGCCGGCGCGGTGGAACGCCTTCACCATGGACTTGAACTCGGCCACCTGGCCGCCGCGCGAGCCCGAGGAGCTGAAGCGCGCGTCCGGGGAGAAGTAGCCCAGGGTGCTGTAGCCCCAGTAGTTGGTGAGGCCCTTGTTGACGAGGAAGGGCTCGTCCACGTGGGAGTGGACGGGGAGCAGCTCCACGGCGGTGACGCCCAGCTTCTGCAGGTGCTCGAGGATGGCCGGGTGGGCCATGGCCGCGTAGGTGCCGCGCAGGTGCTCGGGGATGGCGGGGTGCAGCTTCGTGAGGCCCTTGACGTGGGCCTCGTAGATGAGCGTCCGGTTCCAGGCAACGGAGGGAGGGCTGTCCCCGTCCCAGTCGAAGTCATCGGTGAGCACCACGCCCTTGGGCACGCCGAGGGCGCTGTCACGGGTGTCGAAGCCGAGGTCCTGCT
This is a stretch of genomic DNA from Archangium violaceum. It encodes these proteins:
- a CDS encoding ABC transporter permease; this encodes MMRTLLIARRELAAYLRTFQGYIIIAMVLAVDGLLFNAYALGGVSKRSSEVLSLFFFFSSGTTLVASVFISMRLLAEERQAGTLPLLYSSPVKDHEIVLGKFLSALAFLSLMTLATVFMPLLVMVHGKLSVGHIAAGYLGLLLLGSASLAIGTFGSALARNQVLAAVLSGCMLVALLTCWLLARITEQPLSDVFGALALWNQHFQPFQAGVVHVRDVVYYLLVTYVALFAATRVLEARRWR
- a CDS encoding ABC transporter ATP-binding protein, coding for MIHVEGLTKYYGSHAAIRELAFHIERGEVIGFLGLNGAGKTTTLKILGCVLLPTSGRAVIDGYDVVSHPHEVRQRIGFLPDTPPLYDEMLVGEFLAFVARLRGVPSREVSARVSEAEEKTGLRDVDDAPISSLSHGYRQRVGVAQALVHRPALLILDEPGSGLDPRQMVEMRALIRGLRGAHTVLVSSHLLSEISQTCDRLLVIKDGEIVAQGTEEELGQRLGGGGFIEVEVRGERERVLAALAAVGPVHVVAEAEGVMTLRVDAPAELRPRVAQAVVGAGLELLRLDRGTEKLESLFLRLTRGQEVTAS
- a CDS encoding TIGR01777 family oxidoreductase yields the protein MGKSQVFEARSQMPVDAEAVFAWHAREGAFQRLTPPWEPVEVEEKQGDGIREGTRVVLRMNLGPVPLRWVARHTRYVPGSLFQDVQESGPFARWVHTHRMWDEPSGGTVLEDEVEYALPVGALGRVVGGGYARHRLERMFAYRHAVTREDLRRHAAFAGREPLTVAVSGTSGLVGSALVPFLTTGGHRVRRLVRGQPEAGDIAWAPGQGEMDLVALEGVDAVVHLAGAPIADGRWTEERKALIRRSRVEGTRVLCESLARLARPPRVLVSASAMGFYGNRGDEVLTESSTSGEGFLADVTREWEAATAPAEQAGIRVVHLRLGVVLSSRGGALAKMLPAFQAGGGGRIGDGRQWMSWVSLEDVIGLVHFALFDEGLRGPVNAVAPNAVRQAELARTLGQVLSRPALVPLPASAVRTLFGEMGQETLLLSAHLRPEAAERQGFTFIHPTLEQALRFTLGKTTEGPRFRHG
- a CDS encoding L-threonylcarbamoyladenylate synthase, giving the protein METLKRGGVIALPTETVYGLAANCEDELAVRRVFAIKGRPATHPLIVHVARAEELPSWARHIPEDALRLAKAFWPGPLTLVLPRTARATDAVTGGQDTVAVRVPNHPLALAVLDALGGGVAAPSANRFGKVSPTTAEHVRADLGDEVDLILDGGPCTVGLESTIIDLSGREPAVLRPGGLPVEELERVLGRRVPVRTSATVRVSGSLASHYAPRAGVVLSEPRDVVSRVEALRAQEQSVGVLGPPSLTLPPGVPRYDVPEDPAGAARVLYMRLREADQQGHDVLVACLPRAEGLGVAVRDRLARAAAPRPVGG
- the hemH gene encoding ferrochelatase: MSSTRKGLLLVNLGTPDAPETGAVRRYLREFLSDPRVLDIHPVGRWFLLNLIILPFRSPKSAHAYRTIWTERGSPLMVYSRGLAEAVAERLAGEYEVELAMRYGNPSLPDAVARLRARGVSDFTVMPLYPQEAPSSSGSSLARTYEVLSEPWDVPNVRAVPAFYDHPAFLDAFARVARPVITEARADHVLFSFHGVPERHVRRTDASGRHCLASGGCCDAITDANRHCYRAQCFATARELAKRLGLEPQGWSVSFQSRLGRTPWVKPYTDFVLPELAARGVKRLAVMCPAFVSDCLETLEEVALRGRDQFLASGGESLTLVPSLNADPAWADAVVRLVRESEAAATSSPAAAAAPAVPDRPG
- the apaG gene encoding Co2+/Mg2+ efflux protein ApaG, coding for MSSTTTEGIRITVKPAYWPERSAPESHQYAFMYTVEILNEGGEPAQLRSRHWIITDATGKIEEVRGEGVVGKQPRLGPGERFEYTSWAQLRTPFGSMRGTYTMERADGRQFEARIGEFALTQPHALH
- a CDS encoding TerC family protein: MNIQVALWVGFNVFVLAMLAMDLGLFHRKEHVVTPKEAGGWTIVWIVLSLLFCGGLWYFGYWTTAQSMQWVTAYVIEYALSVDNLFVFLMVFAYFRVALEVQHRVLFWGIMGAFIMRAVLILAGTALVQRFHWLLYLFGAFLVFTAAKMAFSKDDDDAADPEQTFIVKLSRRMLPVARQGEGSNFFTIEDGRRKVTPLFLVLMVVEATDLLFALDSIPAVLGISQDPFIVYTSNVCAILGLRSLFFVVASLMEKFHLLKVGLAAILGFVGTKMLIVFFDIHVPIGLSLGIIGGILVASIVASLIWPKPEVPAQLEQQRRDREGANP
- the glgX gene encoding glycogen debranching protein GlgX; this encodes MKRAEVLPGKPYPLGATYLGNGVNFAVFSEHARKMEVCVFDSQDPSRELRRYVLPEQTQHVWHGFIPGLQTGTLYGLRAHGAYEPRRGLRFNPHKLLVDPYARALHGQVDFSSPVYAYVPGHEEQDLGFDTRDSALGVPKGVVLTDDFDWDGDSPPSVAWNRTLIYEAHVKGLTKLHPAIPEHLRGTYAAMAHPAILEHLQKLGVTAVELLPVHSHVDEPFLVNKGLTNYWGYSTLGYFSPDARFSSSGSRGGQVAEFKSMVKAFHRAGIEVILDVVYNHTCEGNHLGPTLSFKGLDNSAYYRLSEKDPRYYQDFTGTGNSWNATHPYALRLVMDSLRYWVQEMHVDGFRFDLATTLGRDRHGYDTRAAFFQMVHQDPVLSRVKLIAEPWDVGDFGYQVGNFPVLWSEWNGKYRDTIRRYWKGDERQAAEIGYRLTGSSDLYALSGRKPTASVNFITAHDGFTLHDLVTYSQKHNEANLEENRDGANDNHSWNCGVEGETTDPVVNTLREQQKRNFLATLFLSQGVPMLLAGDEMGRTQRGNNNAYCQDNALSWVDWNLNDSQRKLLDFTIALSRLRREQPVLTKRKFFRGSHIWDSKLKDLAWFRPDGQEMKKEDWEKPYLPSIGFLLGGDAIATPDDEGNRIVGDTLLVLMNVHHEPITFHLPAIEWGADWEEVADTGQSRVSLHTHTPAGGTVMVAGRALVVLRRPATE